In Lautropia mirabilis, one DNA window encodes the following:
- a CDS encoding lipopolysaccharide biosynthesis protein produces the protein MSEHADHNPYSARRIAAGMKHFLMGKALTSVAGVGALLLTVRHLPVEEFAAYSVLLGLTEVLLTLTSVGTGQILTRFVPEIFNLRYAWALRRLIGYSMGLRLLLILLTVIVLMIFPLWLADWVSLERWVVPLQLYMLVVLFRTTSNSEFQILEAMLEQKRGQTAFAAVTVGKFIGVVGLVWAQQMTLTNLILVEIVNEAIGALVMTWGVYKASRNRPGDNTDVPLQREWLNNNMRRMIDFGIKGYTQGLIILPYGGMVNRLVAGNQFTAIQVALFGFAQSIFDQLQRYLPAQLFNGMIRPVMAARYSANGSYQEAETVANAALTVNLVLIGLAATFFAAGGGDLYLWLSKGKYGSDANLLILMMCLVMALESWRHSLENLSHTVERYGFLVFSNLFLGLSLLLGVALAPQFGIVALPAANCVGLVLANIMVAYWLRRTGFPYQVNLEHILACTFASCIGLIAATLLYHVFPQWWWRVVLASLVYLVVLGLVLRPRQEEVRIFQAVLKRKRGGGQPEATPPADGGAAPTV, from the coding sequence ATGTCGGAACACGCCGATCACAACCCCTATAGTGCGCGGCGTATCGCTGCCGGCATGAAACACTTCCTGATGGGCAAGGCGCTGACCTCCGTGGCCGGCGTCGGTGCCCTGCTGCTCACCGTCCGGCATCTGCCGGTCGAGGAGTTCGCGGCCTACTCCGTGCTGCTGGGCCTGACCGAGGTGCTGCTCACCCTCACGTCGGTCGGTACCGGGCAGATCCTCACCCGTTTCGTGCCCGAGATCTTCAACCTGCGCTACGCCTGGGCGCTGCGCCGGCTCATCGGCTATTCCATGGGCCTGCGCCTGCTGCTGATCCTGCTCACGGTCATCGTGCTGATGATCTTCCCGCTGTGGCTGGCCGACTGGGTAAGCCTGGAGCGGTGGGTGGTGCCCCTGCAGCTCTACATGCTGGTCGTGCTGTTCCGCACCACCTCCAACTCCGAGTTCCAGATCCTGGAGGCGATGCTGGAGCAGAAGCGCGGTCAGACGGCCTTCGCCGCCGTCACCGTCGGCAAGTTCATCGGTGTGGTAGGTCTGGTCTGGGCGCAGCAGATGACGCTGACCAACCTGATCCTCGTCGAAATCGTCAACGAGGCCATTGGTGCCCTCGTGATGACCTGGGGCGTCTACAAGGCCAGCCGCAATCGCCCCGGTGACAACACCGACGTTCCGCTTCAGCGTGAATGGCTGAACAACAACATGCGCCGGATGATCGACTTCGGCATCAAGGGCTACACCCAGGGCCTCATCATCCTGCCTTACGGCGGCATGGTGAACCGTCTGGTGGCCGGTAACCAGTTCACCGCCATCCAGGTGGCTCTCTTCGGTTTTGCGCAGTCCATCTTCGACCAGCTGCAGCGCTACCTGCCGGCCCAGCTCTTCAACGGCATGATCCGTCCGGTGATGGCAGCGCGCTATTCGGCCAACGGCTCCTACCAGGAGGCCGAGACCGTCGCCAACGCGGCGCTCACCGTCAACCTGGTTCTGATCGGCCTGGCCGCCACCTTCTTCGCGGCGGGCGGTGGTGACTTGTACCTGTGGCTGTCCAAGGGCAAGTACGGTTCCGATGCCAACCTGCTCATCCTGATGATGTGTCTGGTGATGGCGCTGGAGTCCTGGCGGCATTCGCTGGAGAACCTCTCGCACACGGTCGAGCGCTACGGCTTCCTCGTCTTCAGCAACCTGTTCCTGGGGCTTTCGCTTCTGCTGGGCGTGGCCCTGGCCCCGCAATTCGGCATCGTGGCCCTGCCGGCCGCCAACTGCGTCGGCCTGGTGCTGGCCAACATCATGGTTGCCTACTGGCTGCGGCGCACGGGCTTCCCGTATCAGGTCAACCTGGAGCACATCCTGGCCTGCACGTTTGCCAGCTGCATCGGGCTCATCGCAGCCACCTTGCTCTATCACGTCTTCCCGCAATGGTGGTGGCGCGTCGTGCTGGCCTCGCTGGTCTACCTGGTGGTGCTGGGCCTGGTGCTGCGTCCGCGTCAGGAAGAAGTTCGCATCTTCCAGGCCGTCCTCAAGCGCAAGCGCGGCGGCGGCCAGCCCGAGGCCACACCTCCGGCCGACGGTGGAGCCGCGCCGACGGTCTGA
- a CDS encoding DUF1972 domain-containing protein — MPNTAAASSAVSAHSAPALRILGIRGVPAAHGGFETFAEYLALYLVKKGWKVTVYCQIDGTGPITEDTWEGVHRINIPVDRAGPAGTIQFDWIATRHAQKAGEPCLTLGYNTAIFCTLLRMARLPNVINMDGIEWQRAKWGAGPKAWFYLNEWAGAWLGNHLVADHPEIKVHLSRRTSPERITVIPYGAEDIRSADTAPVTALGLEPGRYLSVIARAEPENSLLEIVEGFSRKPRGMKLAVLGKYEDSNAYHQAVKAAAGNEVMFLGAIYDKKVVQALRFHSAAYVHGHQVGGTNPSLVEALGAGNAVIAHDNRFNRWVAGPGAAFFDGAAGFATQLDAILADPTRLDSMRKASRERFLAEFQWEKILSEYETLLLKYQK; from the coding sequence GTGCCCAACACTGCGGCCGCGTCTTCGGCCGTGTCCGCCCATTCCGCGCCTGCGCTTCGCATCCTCGGCATCCGTGGCGTGCCGGCAGCGCATGGCGGGTTCGAGACCTTTGCCGAATACCTGGCGCTCTATCTGGTGAAGAAGGGCTGGAAGGTCACCGTCTACTGCCAGATCGACGGGACCGGCCCCATCACCGAAGACACCTGGGAAGGTGTCCACCGCATCAACATCCCCGTTGACCGTGCTGGCCCGGCAGGCACCATCCAGTTCGACTGGATCGCCACCCGCCACGCCCAGAAGGCCGGTGAACCCTGCCTCACGCTCGGCTACAACACCGCCATCTTCTGCACGCTGCTGCGCATGGCACGCCTGCCCAACGTCATCAACATGGACGGCATCGAGTGGCAGCGCGCCAAGTGGGGCGCCGGTCCCAAGGCCTGGTTCTATCTGAACGAATGGGCGGGCGCCTGGCTGGGCAACCACCTGGTGGCAGATCACCCCGAGATCAAGGTCCACCTGTCCCGGCGTACCAGCCCCGAGCGCATCACCGTCATTCCCTATGGCGCCGAGGACATCCGCTCGGCCGACACCGCCCCGGTGACGGCCCTGGGCCTGGAGCCCGGCCGCTACCTCAGCGTCATTGCCCGGGCCGAGCCCGAGAACTCGCTGCTGGAAATCGTCGAGGGCTTCTCGCGCAAGCCGCGCGGCATGAAGCTGGCCGTGCTGGGCAAGTATGAAGACAGCAATGCCTATCATCAGGCCGTCAAGGCAGCTGCCGGCAACGAAGTGATGTTCCTGGGCGCCATCTACGACAAGAAGGTGGTTCAGGCGCTGCGCTTTCATTCCGCGGCCTACGTGCACGGTCACCAGGTGGGCGGCACCAACCCGTCGCTGGTCGAGGCCCTGGGCGCCGGCAATGCTGTCATCGCCCACGACAATCGCTTCAACCGCTGGGTGGCCGGCCCCGGTGCCGCCTTCTTCGACGGCGCAGCCGGCTTTGCCACGCAGCTCGACGCCATCCTGGCCGATCCCACCCGTCTCGACAGCATGCGCAAGGCCTCGCGCGAGCGCTTCCTGGCCGAGTTCCAGTGGGAGAAGATCCTCTCGGAATACGAGACCCTGCTTCTGAAGTACCAGAAGTGA
- a CDS encoding glycosyltransferase family 4 protein produces the protein MKTTPPRLLSLNSYHYRRGGSDVVYLEHDALFQELGWETAVMSMHHPKNMPSRWSEYFVEELEFGNAHGIKDKLVKASKAIYSFEAQDKLRKLLKVFPADVAHLHCIYHHLSPSVLPVLHEAGIPSVLTAHDLKIACPAYKMLNSTGVCERCKDGSVINVLRHRCVRNSLGASAIVMLESGLSRTMNTWQKYLGRVVAPSHFYRNKLIEWGWPEWQVTYVPNYVDVNAFTPSYEPGDYVLFAGRLAPEKGVATLARAAAQAGVKLRVAGTGPLEEELKAMPGADRIEWLGFCSGDALWNQIKGARALVLPSEWYENAPMSVLEAFASGKPVVGADIGGIPEMITPEIGWVFPSGNVDALAGVLTEVFARSDADIAEMGRKARVHCATHFNRTRYIEGIETVYRELGVKF, from the coding sequence ATGAAAACGACACCCCCCCGCCTTCTTTCCCTGAACTCCTACCACTATCGCCGTGGTGGGTCCGACGTCGTCTACCTGGAACATGACGCGCTCTTCCAGGAACTCGGCTGGGAAACGGCCGTCATGTCCATGCATCACCCGAAGAACATGCCCTCGCGCTGGAGCGAGTACTTCGTGGAGGAGCTGGAATTCGGCAACGCGCACGGCATCAAGGACAAGCTGGTCAAGGCGTCCAAGGCCATCTATTCCTTCGAGGCCCAGGACAAGCTGCGCAAGCTGCTCAAGGTCTTCCCGGCCGACGTGGCGCACCTGCACTGTATCTACCACCACCTTTCGCCCTCGGTGCTGCCCGTGCTGCACGAGGCCGGCATCCCGTCGGTGCTCACCGCACACGACCTGAAGATCGCCTGCCCGGCCTACAAGATGCTCAACAGCACCGGGGTCTGCGAGCGCTGCAAGGACGGTTCGGTCATCAACGTGCTGCGCCACCGCTGCGTGCGCAACTCGCTCGGCGCCAGCGCCATCGTCATGCTGGAATCGGGCCTGAGCCGCACCATGAACACCTGGCAGAAGTATCTGGGGCGCGTGGTTGCGCCCTCGCACTTCTACCGCAACAAGCTGATCGAATGGGGCTGGCCCGAGTGGCAGGTTACCTACGTCCCCAACTACGTCGACGTCAACGCCTTCACCCCCTCCTACGAGCCGGGTGACTACGTGCTGTTTGCCGGTCGCCTGGCCCCCGAGAAGGGCGTGGCCACCCTGGCCAGGGCGGCTGCCCAGGCTGGCGTCAAGCTGCGCGTGGCCGGCACAGGCCCCCTGGAAGAAGAACTCAAGGCCATGCCGGGCGCAGACCGGATCGAATGGCTGGGCTTCTGTTCGGGAGATGCCCTCTGGAACCAGATCAAGGGCGCGCGGGCGCTGGTGCTGCCCAGTGAGTGGTACGAGAACGCCCCCATGAGCGTGCTCGAGGCCTTTGCCAGCGGCAAGCCCGTCGTCGGCGCCGACATCGGCGGCATTCCCGAGATGATCACCCCCGAGATCGGCTGGGTCTTTCCCAGTGGCAATGTCGACGCCCTGGCCGGCGTGCTGACCGAGGTCTTTGCCCGTTCCGACGCCGACATCGCCGAAATGGGGCGCAAGGCCCGCGTTCATTGCGCCACCCATTTCAACCGCACGCGGTATATTGAAGGCATCGAAACCGTCTATCGAGAGCTGGGAGTCAAGTTTTGA
- a CDS encoding glycosyltransferase family 2 protein: protein MSCPNPRLVQETTLLSIIIISRNQIETIDRCLTSVQVATKAAGLDRYEVVFVDSKSTDGTPERVRERLGKDVTIVHLSGHTNAAIARNAGTAVAKGDAFFFIDGDMEIGPDFLKVALGPDGLPHHNVTSGQLPEKFYSPTGKFLTDGPDRYKVRADGYRVELGGISLIRREAFEKVGGFMTEMRVNEDQELGLRLCKAGYGIYGYATVMATHHTVDYFQWHRLGRMLLDGSMCYPGVVFRRHWMNRHYWPLLISHQRPTAVFALSLLLAIFVSPWWLLLFIGYIVAKNIRRPGVSFLQDLAGTAARSSGFLIGVPFFYPHHIDNKDIHYTVAEYPNPVWKDGQTRPPAPEGTESTEKPAA, encoded by the coding sequence GTGTCCTGCCCGAACCCCAGACTCGTACAGGAGACGACCCTGCTCTCCATCATCATCATCTCCCGCAATCAGATCGAAACGATCGACAGGTGCCTGACCAGTGTTCAGGTGGCCACCAAGGCTGCCGGGCTGGACCGCTACGAGGTCGTTTTCGTCGATTCAAAGTCCACGGACGGCACGCCGGAGCGTGTCCGCGAACGCCTGGGCAAGGACGTGACCATCGTCCATCTGTCCGGCCACACCAACGCCGCCATTGCCCGCAACGCAGGCACTGCCGTGGCCAAGGGTGACGCATTCTTCTTCATCGACGGTGACATGGAAATCGGTCCCGATTTCCTGAAGGTCGCGCTCGGCCCCGATGGTCTGCCGCACCACAACGTCACCTCCGGGCAGCTGCCCGAGAAGTTCTATTCACCGACCGGCAAGTTCCTGACCGACGGCCCGGACCGCTACAAGGTGCGGGCCGACGGCTATCGGGTGGAACTGGGCGGCATCTCGCTCATCCGCCGCGAGGCCTTCGAGAAGGTCGGCGGCTTCATGACCGAAATGCGCGTCAACGAAGACCAGGAACTGGGCCTGCGGCTGTGCAAGGCGGGCTATGGCATCTATGGTTATGCCACGGTCATGGCCACGCACCACACGGTGGACTACTTCCAGTGGCACCGGCTGGGCCGCATGCTGCTGGACGGCAGCATGTGCTATCCGGGCGTGGTGTTCCGCCGTCACTGGATGAACCGCCACTACTGGCCGCTGCTCATCTCGCACCAGCGCCCCACCGCGGTGTTTGCCCTGTCCCTGTTGCTGGCCATCTTCGTGAGCCCCTGGTGGCTGCTGCTGTTCATCGGCTACATCGTGGCCAAGAACATCCGCCGCCCTGGCGTGAGCTTCCTGCAGGATCTGGCAGGCACGGCAGCCCGCAGCTCGGGCTTCCTGATCGGTGTGCCGTTCTTCTATCCGCACCACATCGACAACAAGGACATCCACTACACGGTGGCCGAGTACCCGAACCCCGTGTGGAAAGATGGCCAGACCAGGCCACCCGCCCCGGAAGGCACGGAAAGCACGGAAAAACCTGCGGCCTGA